From the genome of Halomonas sp. MCCC 1A13316, one region includes:
- a CDS encoding DUF4242 domain-containing protein encodes MIDVILERSFDRPLEPRLVRSLSEAALPCFDLHRIQWQESLLARDGRRLVCHFQAPDVESARIGLRQAGADISSLWGGSVHDAPRLSVTALAAANVMVERRFAAAVTFEAIQALEDAGSACLNNHQVRFVRTLFSLDRQRMLCLYQAPDAESVRLAQHQAGMPVTRVWAFRRIALVVDSTPPI; translated from the coding sequence ATGATCGACGTCATTCTGGAGCGCAGCTTCGACCGTCCCCTCGAACCGCGACTGGTACGCTCGCTGAGCGAGGCGGCCCTACCATGCTTCGACCTGCATCGTATCCAATGGCAGGAGAGCCTGTTGGCGCGGGACGGACGCCGCCTGGTGTGCCATTTCCAGGCTCCCGACGTGGAATCGGCACGCATCGGCCTACGCCAGGCCGGCGCCGACATCAGCTCGTTGTGGGGCGGCAGCGTGCACGATGCTCCCAGGCTGAGTGTCACGGCGCTGGCTGCTGCCAACGTCATGGTGGAGCGCCGTTTCGCCGCGGCGGTAACCTTCGAGGCGATCCAGGCCCTGGAGGACGCCGGGTCGGCGTGTCTGAACAATCATCAGGTACGCTTCGTGCGCACGCTTTTTTCGCTCGACCGGCAGCGTATGCTCTGCCTCTACCAGGCTCCGGATGCCGAATCGGTACGCCTGGCCCAGCACCAGGCCGGCATGCCGGTCACCCGCGTCTGGGCCTTTCGGCGCATCGCCCTCGTGGTGGATTCCACGCCACCCATCTGA
- a CDS encoding carboxyl transferase domain-containing protein — translation MAILNTQVNPRSDGFQANEKAMRHEVMKLRELTAAISQGGGEKARTRHESRGKLFVRDRIDHLIDEGSPFLEFSALAAHEVYESDVPAAGVVTGIGRVSGVECVIVANDATVKGGTYYPLTVKKHIRAQEIARKHRLPCIYLVDSGGAFLPRQDEVFPDRDHFGRIFYNQATLSAEGIPQIAVVMGSCTAGGAYVPAMADESIIVKEQGTIFLGGPPLVKAATGESISAEDLGGADVHAKKSGVADHYAENDAHALQLARACVSRLNWQKRGQLKMQEPRPPKLDPSEIYGIVGTDLKKPFDVREVISRIVDDSDFDEFKRYYGDTLVTGFAHIHGYPVGIVANNGVLFSESAVKGAHFIELCAQRKIPLVFLQNITGFMVGSKYEHEGIAKHGAKLVTAVACAKVPKFTVLIGGSFGAGNYGMCGRAYEPNLLFMWPNARISVMGGEQAAGVLAQVKREQYEREGREWSKEEEEAFKQPTREQYEHQGHPFYASARLWDDGVIDPAQTRDVLGLSLAAAMNAEVEDTRFGVFRM, via the coding sequence ATGGCGATTCTGAATACCCAGGTCAATCCGCGCAGCGACGGCTTCCAGGCCAACGAAAAGGCCATGCGCCACGAGGTCATGAAGCTGCGCGAGCTGACCGCGGCGATCAGCCAGGGCGGCGGCGAGAAGGCCCGCACCCGGCACGAATCCCGCGGCAAGCTGTTCGTGCGCGACCGCATCGACCACCTGATCGACGAGGGCTCGCCGTTCCTCGAGTTCTCGGCGCTGGCCGCACATGAAGTCTACGAGAGCGACGTGCCCGCCGCCGGCGTGGTCACCGGCATCGGCCGTGTGAGTGGCGTGGAGTGCGTGATCGTCGCCAACGACGCCACCGTCAAGGGCGGCACCTACTACCCGCTTACGGTGAAGAAGCACATCCGCGCCCAGGAGATCGCCCGCAAGCATCGCCTGCCGTGCATCTACCTGGTCGACTCCGGCGGTGCCTTTCTGCCCCGCCAGGACGAAGTGTTCCCCGACCGCGATCACTTCGGCCGCATCTTCTACAACCAGGCCACGCTCTCCGCCGAAGGCATCCCGCAGATCGCCGTGGTGATGGGCTCCTGCACCGCCGGCGGCGCCTACGTGCCGGCCATGGCCGACGAGTCGATCATCGTCAAGGAGCAGGGCACCATCTTCCTCGGCGGCCCGCCGCTGGTGAAGGCCGCCACCGGCGAGAGCATCAGCGCCGAGGACCTGGGCGGCGCCGACGTCCACGCCAAGAAGAGCGGCGTGGCCGATCATTACGCCGAGAACGACGCCCACGCCCTGCAGCTCGCCCGCGCCTGTGTGTCGCGGCTGAACTGGCAGAAACGCGGCCAGCTCAAGATGCAGGAGCCGAGGCCACCCAAGCTCGACCCCAGCGAGATCTACGGCATCGTCGGCACCGACCTCAAGAAGCCGTTCGACGTGCGCGAGGTGATCAGCCGCATCGTCGACGACTCCGACTTCGACGAGTTCAAGCGCTACTACGGCGACACCTTGGTGACGGGCTTCGCCCACATCCACGGCTACCCGGTGGGCATCGTCGCCAACAACGGCGTGCTGTTCTCCGAATCCGCGGTGAAAGGCGCCCACTTCATCGAACTGTGCGCCCAGCGCAAGATCCCGCTGGTGTTCCTGCAGAACATCACCGGCTTCATGGTCGGCTCCAAGTACGAGCACGAAGGCATCGCCAAGCACGGCGCCAAGCTCGTCACCGCCGTGGCCTGCGCCAAGGTGCCCAAGTTCACCGTACTGATCGGCGGCAGCTTCGGCGCCGGCAACTACGGCATGTGCGGTCGCGCCTACGAGCCCAACCTGCTGTTCATGTGGCCCAACGCACGCATCTCGGTAATGGGCGGCGAACAGGCCGCCGGCGTGCTGGCCCAGGTCAAGCGCGAGCAGTACGAGCGCGAAGGTCGCGAGTGGAGCAAGGAGGAGGAAGAAGCCTTCAAGCAGCCCACCCGCGAGCAGTACGAGCACCAGGGTCACCCCTTCTACGCCAGCGCCCGGCTGTGGGACGACGGCGTGATCGACCCGGCCCAGACCCGCGACGTGCTGGGGTTGTCGCTTGCCGCCGCCATGAATGCCGAGGTGGAAGATACCCGCTTCGGCGTGTTCCGGATGTGA
- a CDS encoding NAD(P)-binding domain-containing protein, which yields MKAVTAVVIGAGHAGLAMSHHLARHGIDHVLLERGEVANAWRNERWDSLHLLTPNWQTRLPDQAYGGPDPEGFMSVPELVDLLVRYARGLSAPLHTDTKVKAVWPSDGGYRVVTNRGDWRCRAVVIATGACQLPVVPAMAAALPPWIKSLTPHEYRYPEQLPPGGVLVVGASATGVQLADEIQCSGRPVTLAVGQHLRLPRRYRGRDIQWWLEQAGMLDQRFDEVEDLARARRQPSPQLLGSAEPQDLDLNTLRERGVRLVGRLAGLAGTRLQFSGSLAMHATAADLKLVRLLDNLDAWAIAHDWQDALLAPEHAAATRVPQRPCLGLDMASGEIRTVLWATGFRPDFSWLDAPVFDARGRLRHEGGIVAPGLYAMGLPYMRRRKSGTIHGADDDARDLSHHLSGWLATAGRRHDSFA from the coding sequence ATGAAAGCCGTGACCGCTGTGGTCATCGGCGCGGGACACGCCGGGCTCGCCATGAGCCATCACCTGGCGCGGCACGGCATCGACCACGTGCTCCTGGAGCGTGGCGAGGTGGCCAACGCCTGGCGCAACGAGCGCTGGGACTCGCTGCACCTGCTTACGCCCAACTGGCAGACGCGACTGCCCGACCAGGCCTACGGCGGACCGGATCCGGAAGGCTTCATGAGCGTGCCGGAACTGGTCGACTTGCTCGTCCGCTATGCACGGGGCCTCTCGGCCCCGCTGCATACCGACACCAAGGTGAAAGCGGTATGGCCCTCTGACGGCGGCTACCGGGTTGTGACCAACCGAGGGGACTGGCGCTGCCGGGCGGTGGTGATCGCCACCGGCGCCTGTCAGCTTCCCGTCGTGCCCGCCATGGCCGCGGCCCTGCCGCCCTGGATCAAAAGCCTCACGCCCCATGAGTACCGCTACCCGGAGCAGTTACCGCCGGGCGGCGTACTGGTGGTGGGCGCCTCGGCCACCGGCGTGCAACTGGCCGACGAGATCCAGTGCAGCGGCCGCCCCGTGACGCTTGCCGTGGGGCAGCACCTGCGCCTGCCGCGGCGTTACCGAGGCCGCGACATCCAGTGGTGGCTGGAGCAAGCGGGAATGCTCGACCAGCGCTTCGATGAGGTGGAGGACCTGGCCCGCGCCCGGCGCCAACCCTCGCCCCAGTTGCTGGGCAGCGCCGAGCCGCAGGATCTGGACCTCAACACCCTGAGGGAGCGCGGCGTACGCCTGGTCGGCCGCCTGGCGGGCCTGGCCGGTACCCGATTGCAATTTTCGGGTTCGCTTGCCATGCACGCCACGGCGGCGGACCTCAAGTTGGTGCGGCTGCTCGACAACCTGGATGCCTGGGCCATCGCCCATGACTGGCAGGACGCCCTGCTCGCCCCGGAACACGCGGCAGCCACGCGAGTACCGCAGCGACCCTGCCTCGGGCTCGACATGGCCAGCGGCGAGATCCGCACGGTGCTCTGGGCCACCGGCTTCCGGCCCGATTTCAGCTGGCTGGACGCGCCGGTGTTCGATGCCCGCGGGCGCTTGCGGCACGAGGGCGGCATAGTGGCACCAGGCCTCTACGCCATGGGCCTGCCCTACATGCGCCGGCGCAAGTCGGGCACCATCCACGGCGCCGACGACGATGCCCGCGATCTCAGCCATCACCTTTCGGGCTGGCTGGCCACGGCAGGACGGCGTCACGACTCCTTCGCATGA
- a CDS encoding AfsR/SARP family transcriptional regulator: MNALTLNLLGDLEVIRDGQVLALPPSSKTRGLLAYLARHSRPLSREHLCDLLWELPDDPRGSLRWSLSKLRRLVDDADRNRLKADRLGVSLDTTDIDIDVIGLHALCQNGLATADIEVLEQAASRYRGPFLEGLELDRFADFHAWCLAEREAAMRAQTTLLTTLVGRLADTPELALPHAHAWVRLAPFDEAARAWLVRLLLAQHQPREAERQLQLGTRLIREAGLPLNGQLLRAWHETKLARGPLATNANTAIPPRPTDDERPSVLEGDTLEVMRWAALLAPDPDLGILGQVSGLGTNRIGLALEVAERHQ, encoded by the coding sequence ATGAATGCGCTGACCCTCAACCTGCTCGGCGATCTCGAAGTGATACGGGACGGGCAGGTATTGGCGCTGCCTCCCTCAAGCAAAACTCGTGGGCTGCTCGCCTATCTTGCCCGCCACTCCCGCCCCCTGAGCCGTGAACACCTGTGCGACCTGCTATGGGAACTGCCCGACGACCCGCGCGGCTCGCTGCGCTGGAGCCTCTCCAAGCTGCGCCGACTGGTGGACGATGCAGACAGGAATCGGCTCAAGGCGGACCGGCTGGGCGTGAGCCTGGATACCACGGACATCGACATCGACGTGATCGGCCTGCATGCGCTATGCCAAAACGGCTTGGCGACGGCCGACATCGAAGTGCTGGAGCAAGCCGCAAGCCGCTACCGGGGCCCCTTCCTGGAGGGCCTTGAGCTGGACCGGTTTGCCGACTTCCACGCCTGGTGCCTGGCCGAGCGAGAAGCCGCCATGCGTGCCCAGACGACCCTGCTGACGACGCTGGTCGGGCGTCTCGCCGATACCCCTGAACTCGCCTTGCCCCACGCCCATGCCTGGGTGCGCCTCGCCCCTTTCGACGAGGCGGCACGCGCCTGGCTGGTGCGCCTGCTACTGGCCCAGCACCAGCCGCGCGAAGCCGAACGGCAGCTGCAGCTGGGTACGCGACTCATCCGCGAGGCGGGCCTGCCGCTCAACGGCCAGTTGCTGCGTGCCTGGCACGAAACCAAGCTGGCTCGAGGCCCGCTGGCGACGAATGCGAACACGGCAATACCGCCACGCCCAACCGACGATGAACGCCCCTCGGTGTTGGAGGGAGACACCCTCGAAGTGATGCGCTGGGCTGCGCTGCTGGCTCCAGACCCCGACCTTGGCATCCTGGGCCAGGTCTCGGGGCTCGGCACCAACCGTATCGGCCTGGCACTGGAGGTGGCCGAACGGCACCAGTGA
- a CDS encoding LysR family transcriptional regulator, translating into MNVRHLTFRLLQVYVALVRTGSVSEAARQLHLTQPTVSQQLKRLSEAVGEPLLIARQGRLVATEAGRELYRASREVLGRFDDFQDYLEALRGGERGRFSIALVNTAQYVLPRLLGPYSQAFPDVDVTLHIGNRRQMLTRFERQDDDLYVFSHPPSLAHALAGRFLRNPLVVVAPQGHPLADCERIAMRELLGERLLLREPGSATRMMFEGWLQEHGLSLGPTLQMASNEAIRVGVAAGLGLAVLSEHVLPPEHPDIAILPVIDFPIESHWQFIVRRDRRLPHAALGFLRFAAGHLDECVEPRFVANELEAMLGRLEAATEL; encoded by the coding sequence GTGAACGTACGCCACCTGACGTTTCGTCTGCTGCAGGTTTATGTCGCCTTGGTGCGAACGGGCTCGGTCAGCGAGGCCGCGCGCCAACTTCACCTGACCCAACCGACCGTATCCCAGCAGCTCAAGCGATTGAGCGAGGCGGTGGGCGAGCCGCTGTTGATCGCGAGGCAGGGGCGGCTGGTGGCGACCGAGGCGGGCCGGGAGCTCTACCGCGCCAGCCGCGAGGTGCTCGGTCGCTTCGACGATTTCCAGGATTACCTCGAGGCGCTGCGCGGCGGCGAGCGGGGACGCTTCAGCATCGCCCTGGTCAATACTGCCCAGTACGTGCTGCCGCGCCTTCTCGGCCCCTATAGTCAAGCCTTTCCCGATGTCGACGTGACCCTGCACATCGGCAACCGCCGCCAGATGCTCACGCGCTTCGAGCGCCAGGACGACGATCTCTACGTATTTAGCCACCCGCCCTCGCTGGCCCATGCCCTGGCCGGGCGCTTCCTGCGCAACCCGCTGGTGGTGGTCGCGCCACAGGGGCACCCGTTGGCGGATTGCGAACGTATCGCCATGAGGGAGCTGCTGGGGGAACGCTTGCTGCTGCGGGAGCCGGGCTCGGCGACGCGCATGATGTTCGAGGGCTGGCTGCAGGAACACGGCCTGTCGCTGGGCCCGACCCTGCAGATGGCCAGCAACGAGGCGATTCGCGTCGGCGTGGCGGCCGGGCTGGGCCTGGCCGTGCTCTCCGAACACGTGCTGCCGCCGGAGCATCCCGATATCGCGATCCTGCCGGTCATCGACTTCCCCATCGAAAGCCACTGGCAGTTCATCGTGCGCCGCGACCGTCGCCTGCCTCACGCCGCGCTGGGCTTCCTGCGCTTCGCCGCGGGGCATCTCGACGAGTGCGTGGAACCGCGCTTCGTGGCCAATGAGCTGGAGGCGATGCTAGGGCGGCTGGAGGCGGCAACGGAGCTATAG
- a CDS encoding OsmC family protein → MYTATQQIDNGVNVTALLGAREALSQTPQAARFTWRAHCDWVRGTHSQIAVEDFHGLGEAQQHRSRFTFEADHPEVFASEDHGPTPVEYVLVGLAACLTAGVAAVAQHRGIQLRSVKATVEGDMDIQGILGMDPEVRNGFDDIRVMFEIDADASRADIEALVAQSQKRSAVYDLLTNPTHVKVEVK, encoded by the coding sequence ATGTATACCGCCACCCAACAGATCGACAATGGCGTCAACGTCACCGCCTTGCTGGGCGCTCGCGAAGCGCTTTCCCAGACCCCCCAGGCCGCCCGCTTCACCTGGCGCGCTCACTGCGACTGGGTCCGTGGGACCCATAGCCAGATTGCCGTCGAGGATTTCCATGGCCTCGGCGAAGCGCAGCAACACCGCTCACGCTTCACCTTCGAGGCGGATCACCCCGAAGTATTCGCTTCCGAGGATCACGGCCCCACCCCGGTGGAGTACGTACTGGTCGGCTTGGCCGCTTGCCTCACCGCCGGCGTCGCCGCCGTGGCCCAGCATCGCGGCATTCAACTGCGCTCGGTCAAGGCCACGGTGGAAGGCGACATGGATATCCAGGGCATCCTCGGCATGGACCCAGAAGTCCGCAACGGCTTCGACGATATCCGCGTGATGTTCGAAATCGACGCCGACGCCAGCCGTGCCGACATCGAGGCACTCGTGGCCCAGTCGCAGAAGCGCTCGGCGGTCTACGACCTGCTCACCAACCCCACTCACGTGAAGGTCGAGGTGAAGTAA
- a CDS encoding sodium-dependent bicarbonate transport family permease yields the protein MPDIVVMFFLLGLLAGVVKSDLTIPKAAYDTLSLLLMLTIGLKGGMSLYGNMNWSLIPELLAVAALGGLIPLALMPVLRRLVRLSPADSASIAAHYGSVSAGTFAVALAFAESRALPIGAEVTLYLVMMELPAIMVAIALFRRHAGKDSSEALQGIWHETLTNRGVILLAGGAVIGAMYGPAEGANVTDLLTGAFHAVLALFLLQMGLTAAETLRPIPWFHWRLLTFALIAPFCLAMVGLAVGLMLGLPTGSLMILTALAASASYIAAPAAMRTAIPQANIGLAMLASLGFTFPLNVIVGIPIYHQLAMWLG from the coding sequence ATGCCCGACATCGTCGTGATGTTCTTCCTGCTCGGCCTGCTAGCCGGCGTCGTGAAGTCCGATCTCACCATTCCCAAGGCCGCCTACGACACCCTGAGCCTGCTGCTGATGCTGACCATCGGTCTCAAGGGCGGCATGTCCCTGTATGGCAACATGAACTGGTCGCTGATACCGGAGCTGCTCGCGGTGGCCGCCCTGGGCGGGCTGATCCCGCTGGCGCTGATGCCGGTATTGCGCCGCCTGGTACGCCTCTCTCCCGCCGATAGCGCCAGTATCGCTGCCCACTACGGCTCGGTCAGCGCCGGCACCTTCGCCGTGGCGCTGGCCTTCGCCGAGAGCCGCGCCCTGCCCATCGGCGCCGAGGTCACCCTCTACCTGGTGATGATGGAGCTGCCGGCGATCATGGTCGCTATCGCGCTGTTCCGCCGCCATGCCGGCAAGGACTCCAGCGAAGCGCTGCAGGGCATCTGGCACGAGACGCTGACCAACCGCGGCGTGATCCTGCTGGCCGGTGGCGCGGTGATCGGCGCCATGTACGGCCCAGCCGAAGGCGCCAACGTCACAGACCTGCTGACCGGTGCCTTCCACGCCGTACTGGCCTTGTTCCTGCTGCAGATGGGCCTGACAGCGGCGGAAACCCTGCGCCCCATCCCCTGGTTCCACTGGCGCCTGCTCACCTTCGCCTTGATAGCACCGTTCTGTCTGGCGATGGTCGGTCTTGCGGTCGGCCTGATGCTGGGCCTGCCCACCGGCTCGCTGATGATTCTCACGGCACTCGCCGCCAGCGCCTCGTATATCGCCGCCCCGGCCGCCATGCGTACCGCCATTCCCCAGGCCAACATCGGCCTGGCGATGCTCGCCTCGCTCGGCTTCACCTTTCCGCTGAACGTGATCGTGGGTATCCCCATCTACCACCAGCTCGCCATGTGGCTGGGCTGA
- a CDS encoding isovaleryl-CoA dehydrogenase produces the protein MFTSYKPLDFGLDDELNMLRDHVNAFARDEIAPRAAEIDEKNEFPNDLWQKFGDMGLLGITVPEEDGGSGMGYLAHCIAMEEISRASASVGLSYGAHSNLCVNQLKINASAEQKAKYLPKLISGEHVGALAMSEPGAGSDVVSMKLRARREGDHYVLNGNKMWITNGPDADVLVVYAKTDPEAGSKGITAFIIEKDFKGFSTAQKLDKLGMRGSNTCELVFQDCEVPIENVLGDEGKGVRVLMSGLDYERTVLAAGPIGIMQAAMDVVVPYIHERKQFDQSIGEFQLVQGKIADMYTTLNACRAYLYAVAAGCDRGQTSRKDAAGVILYCAEKATQVALDAIQLLGGNGYINEYPTGRLLRDAKLYEIGAGTSEIRRMLIGRELFNESK, from the coding sequence ATGTTCACGTCCTACAAGCCCCTCGACTTCGGCCTCGATGACGAACTCAACATGCTGCGCGACCATGTAAACGCCTTCGCCCGCGACGAGATCGCCCCGCGCGCCGCCGAGATCGACGAGAAGAACGAGTTCCCCAACGACCTGTGGCAGAAGTTCGGCGACATGGGCCTGCTCGGCATCACCGTACCGGAAGAGGACGGCGGTAGCGGCATGGGCTACCTGGCGCACTGCATCGCCATGGAGGAGATCTCCCGCGCCAGCGCCTCGGTGGGTCTCTCCTACGGCGCGCACTCCAACCTGTGCGTGAACCAGCTCAAGATCAACGCCAGTGCCGAGCAAAAGGCCAAGTACCTGCCCAAGCTGATCAGCGGCGAGCACGTCGGCGCACTGGCCATGTCCGAGCCGGGCGCCGGTTCCGACGTGGTCTCGATGAAGCTGCGCGCGCGTCGCGAAGGCGACCACTACGTGCTCAACGGCAACAAGATGTGGATCACCAACGGCCCCGACGCCGACGTACTGGTGGTCTACGCCAAGACCGACCCGGAAGCCGGCTCCAAGGGCATCACCGCCTTCATCATCGAGAAGGATTTCAAGGGCTTTTCTACCGCCCAGAAGCTCGACAAGCTCGGCATGCGCGGCTCCAACACCTGCGAGCTGGTGTTCCAGGATTGCGAAGTGCCGATCGAGAACGTGCTGGGCGATGAAGGCAAAGGCGTGCGCGTGCTGATGAGCGGCCTGGACTACGAGCGCACCGTGCTCGCCGCCGGCCCCATCGGCATCATGCAGGCCGCCATGGACGTCGTGGTGCCCTACATTCACGAGCGAAAGCAGTTCGACCAGTCCATCGGCGAGTTCCAACTGGTGCAGGGCAAGATTGCCGACATGTACACCACGCTGAACGCCTGCCGCGCCTATCTCTACGCCGTGGCGGCCGGTTGCGACCGCGGCCAGACCTCCAGGAAGGACGCCGCCGGCGTGATCCTCTACTGCGCCGAGAAGGCCACCCAGGTGGCGCTGGACGCCATCCAGCTGCTCGGCGGCAATGGCTACATCAACGAATACCCCACCGGCCGCCTGCTGCGCGACGCCAAGCTCTACGAGATCGGTGCGGGCACCAGTGAGATTCGCCGGATGTTGATCGGCCGCGAACTCTTCAACGAGTCCAAGTAA
- the cysK gene encoding cysteine synthase A, translating into MTRYASILETIGCTPLVRLARLAPPDVNVYVKVEAFNPMGSVKDRMALAVIEAAERSGALRPGQTVIEATSGNTGIGLAMVCARKGYPLVVTMAESFSLERRRLLRFLGARVVLTPASEKGSGMLAKANELAETHGYFLCRQFENEANAEVHSRTTAREILDDMQGEPIHAWVTGFGTGGTLKGVSRVLKAADPATRVVVAEPDNAPLLGSGEAQPAGMSHPRFRPHLMQGWSPDFISPLAQQAVAAGMVDEVVPVAGEEALRLARQLARKEGIFVGVSAGATLVAALQVARRAPAGSHVICMLPDTGERYLSTPLFEGIVDEMNEEELALSRSTPGCRFDTPAPQPAAMPAAQVSAVQELTSDTEAERRLDDCLAQAPVVMFALAWCEFCWAARKLFDRLGVDFVSVELDAPACQADDMGVRLRPVLARRTGGPTIPQIFIGGEPLGGCGELFEAWADGSLGERLAACGVAYDSEARIEPELLLPAWLHPRSTTA; encoded by the coding sequence ATGACCCGCTACGCCAGCATATTGGAAACCATCGGCTGCACACCGCTGGTACGGCTTGCCCGTCTCGCCCCACCGGATGTCAACGTGTACGTGAAGGTGGAAGCCTTCAACCCCATGGGCTCGGTGAAGGACCGCATGGCGCTGGCAGTGATCGAAGCGGCCGAGCGCAGCGGCGCCCTGCGCCCGGGCCAGACGGTGATCGAGGCCACCAGCGGCAATACCGGTATCGGCCTGGCCATGGTGTGCGCCCGCAAGGGGTATCCGTTGGTCGTGACCATGGCCGAGAGCTTCAGCCTGGAGCGGCGTCGGCTGCTGCGCTTCCTGGGTGCCAGGGTGGTGCTCACGCCCGCTTCCGAGAAGGGCAGCGGCATGCTGGCCAAGGCGAACGAGCTGGCCGAAACCCATGGCTATTTCCTGTGCCGCCAGTTCGAGAACGAAGCCAATGCCGAGGTGCACAGCCGTACCACGGCACGGGAGATCCTCGACGACATGCAAGGAGAGCCGATCCATGCCTGGGTGACCGGCTTCGGTACCGGCGGCACGCTCAAGGGCGTCTCACGGGTGCTGAAAGCCGCCGATCCGGCAACCCGCGTGGTGGTCGCCGAGCCCGACAATGCCCCGCTGCTGGGCAGTGGGGAGGCGCAGCCGGCAGGCATGAGCCACCCGCGTTTTCGCCCCCACCTGATGCAGGGATGGAGCCCCGACTTCATCTCGCCTCTGGCCCAGCAGGCGGTGGCTGCCGGCATGGTGGATGAAGTCGTGCCGGTGGCGGGAGAAGAGGCGCTGCGCCTGGCCCGGCAGTTGGCTCGAAAGGAAGGCATCTTCGTCGGCGTCTCCGCCGGCGCGACCCTGGTAGCTGCCTTGCAGGTGGCTCGGCGGGCGCCGGCCGGCAGCCATGTGATCTGCATGCTGCCCGACACCGGCGAGCGCTACCTGTCCACGCCGCTGTTCGAAGGCATCGTGGATGAGATGAACGAGGAGGAGCTGGCGCTGTCGCGTTCCACGCCCGGTTGTCGCTTCGATACGCCCGCACCCCAGCCCGCTGCCATGCCCGCGGCACAAGTATCTGCAGTGCAGGAATTGACGAGCGATACGGAAGCCGAGCGCCGGCTCGACGACTGCCTGGCGCAAGCACCAGTGGTCATGTTCGCCCTGGCTTGGTGCGAGTTCTGCTGGGCGGCACGCAAGCTGTTCGACCGCCTGGGTGTCGACTTCGTGAGCGTTGAGCTGGATGCACCGGCCTGCCAGGCCGACGACATGGGCGTTCGCCTGCGCCCGGTGCTGGCGCGGCGTACCGGGGGGCCGACCATTCCGCAGATCTTCATCGGCGGCGAGCCGCTCGGTGGCTGCGGAGAGCTGTTCGAGGCCTGGGCCGACGGCAGCCTGGGCGAGCGCCTTGCAGCGTGCGGGGTCGCTTACGACAGCGAGGCGAGGATCGAACCCGAGCTCCTGCTGCCGGCCTGGCTGCATCCACGCTCCACTACGGCCTGA
- a CDS encoding enoyl-CoA hydratase/isomerase family protein, whose product MTQTYSNLNIDDRGVARLTLNRPEVHNAFDDSLIAELNEHLAKLHDAARHGEVRVVVLGSEGKSFSAGADLNWMKRMVEYDFEGNLADSRKLSQLMHGLDSLPCPTVCRVQGAAFGGAVGLAACCDVVIASEKAKFCLSEVKIGLSPAVISPYVQRALGSRQMRRYALTAEVIDADKALELGLAHQIVGHDHIDEAVSEMIETLLAGSPQAQRATKSLLAEVARDADSKATREHTCRVISELRVSAEGQEGLTSFFEKRRPAWADDNTNSSERRS is encoded by the coding sequence ATGACACAGACATATTCGAACCTGAACATCGACGATCGCGGCGTCGCCCGACTGACGCTGAATCGCCCCGAGGTGCACAACGCCTTCGACGACAGCCTGATCGCCGAGCTCAACGAGCACCTCGCCAAGCTCCACGACGCCGCCCGCCACGGCGAGGTGCGCGTGGTGGTGCTGGGCTCCGAGGGCAAGAGCTTCTCCGCCGGCGCCGACCTGAACTGGATGAAGCGCATGGTGGAGTACGACTTCGAGGGCAACTTGGCCGACTCGCGCAAGCTCTCGCAGCTGATGCACGGCCTGGACTCCCTGCCCTGCCCCACCGTGTGCCGCGTGCAGGGGGCCGCCTTCGGCGGGGCCGTGGGCCTGGCTGCCTGCTGCGATGTGGTGATCGCTTCCGAGAAGGCCAAGTTCTGCCTCTCCGAGGTCAAGATCGGTCTCTCGCCCGCGGTGATCAGCCCCTACGTGCAGCGCGCCCTGGGCTCGCGCCAGATGCGCCGCTACGCGCTCACCGCCGAGGTGATCGACGCCGACAAGGCGCTGGAACTGGGCCTGGCCCACCAGATCGTCGGCCACGATCATATCGACGAGGCCGTGAGCGAGATGATCGAGACCCTGCTGGCCGGCTCGCCTCAGGCCCAGCGCGCCACCAAGTCGCTGCTCGCCGAAGTGGCCCGCGACGCCGACAGCAAGGCCACCCGCGAGCACACCTGCCGCGTGATCAGCGAGCTGCGCGTGAGCGCCGAAGGTCAGGAAGGCCTGACCAGCTTCTTCGAGAAGCGCCGCCCCGCCTGGGCCGACGACAACACGAATTCCTCGGAGCGCCGCTCATGA